The genomic interval TACAGGTTCTTGAGGCGCGGTTCCCGCTGCGTGTAGGATATGTTCCCGTAAAAATTCCACACGGCGTCGAGATTGTAGTTGAGGCCGAGACGCGGATTAAAAAACAGATACGGCACTCCGAAATCCGTACCCACAAAGGCCTCGTCGCCGAGGCGGTACCGGTTGTACACGGCCTGGAGACTGCCCATGAGGTTCAGCCGCTCCGAGAGTCCGTACAGCTCCTGCGCATAGACCGAGACGATGGTCTTGCCGCCGCGGTACTCGTAGTACTTCCTGCCGGGATCGAGACCCGCGGGGAGCCCCTCGGCCCATTGAATGCGTCCCCAGTGCAGCGACCCGTGTGTGCGCAGTTCGAGACCCGCGGTCAGCGTTCCGCCCGCATGCCTTACGGTGAGCCGCGGCATCCAGCCCCATTGGCGGTTGTCAACGTAGGCGCGGATGATGGGATTTATCGGATTACCCGCTCCGGCATATCCGTATTTTTCGGTAAGCCGGTAGTAGGAGGTGTCCGTCCACCCCGTGCCGTCGTAATCGAAGTAGCCCTGGCCCGCGACATGGAAGAAGGTGTTGTTGAGAGTGACGTCGTCGGAGATGGTCCACTCGTGCAGCAACTCGTAATGCGGCTGCGAGAATTCCTCCACTTCCTGAGCGCGGCGCTGTTGCGACCAAGTGTAGACGCCGTTTTCCGCCGACCAGTAGTTGTAATTCTTCCTGCGCTCCTGCCTGTCCTTCACCGCAAATTTCGGAAGTCCGTAATACACAAGCCCGTCGCTGATCGGCCCGCCGTACACGTTGACACGCGTGGTCATGTTCCGGTCGTAGCGCGTCGCCGCAAAATAATAGCTGTTGGTTTTCACCCACGAGCGGTCGCGGTAGCCGTCGGTGACCGCGCGCGAGAGTCGGCCGTAGAGCGTGTACGTCTGATCGAGCAAACCCGATCCGAACGACAGGGCGTAGCGCTGTGTATTCCACGAACCCGCGCCCGCGGCCACACGCACGCCTTTGCGATCGGCAAAATCGCCCGTCACCAGATTCACCGATCCGCCGATCGCGGGCGGACCGTAAAACGCGCTGCCCGCGCCGCGCTGCACCTGAATCTGTTCCGTGCTGCCGAGCAGATCGGCAAAATCGACCCAGTACACGTTGTGATCCTCCGGATCGTTCTGCGGCACGCCGTTGATCATCACCGCAAGACGCCGCTGATCGAAGCCGCGTATGCGCAGGTAATTATACCCGATCCCGCTTCCGCCTTCGGA from Ignavibacteriota bacterium carries:
- a CDS encoding TonB-dependent receptor, translated to MRHTWILALALFLFAQGPLVSQTITGSVVDARSGLPLEGANIVLVPGPGGTAADRSGRFTLEAASGPVSVLRVTHVGYTSISIMIPRSQAGVFQPIRLDPVPMPGPEIEVSAFRATERFSPVTFSELRGSDLRDSYFVQDVPVLLSDLPSSTFYSEGGSGIGYNYLRIRGFDQRRLAVMINGVPQNDPEDHNVYWVDFADLLGSTEQIQVQRGAGSAFYGPPAIGGSVNLVTGDFADRKGVRVAAGAGSWNTQRYALSFGSGLLDQTYTLYGRLSRAVTDGYRDRSWVKTNSYYFAATRYDRNMTTRVNVYGGPISDGLVYYGLPKFAVKDRQERRKNYNYWSAENGVYTWSQQRRAQEVEEFSQPHYELLHEWTISDDVTLNNTFFHVAGQGYFDYDGTGWTDTSYYRLTEKYGYAGAGNPINPIIRAYVDNRQWGWMPRLTVRHAGGTLTAGLELRTHGSLHWGRIQWAEGLPAGLDPGRKYYEYRGGKTIVSVYAQELYGLSERLNLMGSLQAVYNRYRLGDEAFVGTDFGVPYLFFNPRLGLNYNLDAVWNFYGNISYTQREPRLKNLYDAAESSGGAVPQFERTDAGGYDFSAPLVKPEKLANLELGARYSEGSVRALVNGYMMDFSDEIVKSGGLDRFGQPITGNAERTLHLGLEFSGTATLLPGLDLDVNALLSRSRLARHTVWESDPVSGAARALELDGNRIAGFPERIANVRLTWRGSGLTVGCGWKYVGDQYTDNFQNEENKVDPFSVFNLTAAYRTPALLGVRGIDLRVSVENLFDALYAQSGEADQFFVGAERSVFFDIAIDW